One Maribacter cobaltidurans genomic window carries:
- the dusB gene encoding tRNA dihydrouridine synthase DusB, with the protein MPKIGDIELPDFPLLLAPMEDVSDPPFRTLCKEQGADVVYTEFISSEGLIRDAAKSVMKLDIYEKERPVGIQIFGANLDSMLQSVEIVEKSNPDIIDINFGCPVKKVVSKGAGAGILKDIDLMVSLTDAMVKHTKLPITVKTRLGWDEDSIKIVEVAERLQDVGCKAIAIHGRTRAQMYKGYAKWEPITEVKNNPRMHIPVFGNGDVDSPEAAVRMRDEYGLDGAMIGRASIGYPWFFREVKHYFKTGEHLAPPTMKERVEAARRHLQMSIDWKGEKLGVFETRRHYTNYFKGIPNFKEYRMKMVTSDDAVDVFDAFDEVLEKFGDYEFEHA; encoded by the coding sequence ATGCCCAAAATTGGCGACATAGAATTACCCGATTTTCCTTTGTTACTTGCACCCATGGAGGACGTGAGCGATCCGCCCTTTCGTACCCTTTGTAAGGAACAGGGTGCCGATGTGGTCTACACGGAGTTTATTTCTTCCGAAGGGTTGATTCGTGATGCCGCCAAAAGCGTCATGAAGTTGGACATTTACGAAAAGGAACGTCCTGTGGGAATCCAAATTTTTGGAGCCAACTTGGACAGTATGTTGCAGTCCGTGGAGATTGTAGAAAAATCCAATCCGGATATCATCGACATCAATTTTGGTTGTCCGGTTAAAAAAGTGGTGTCCAAGGGTGCCGGAGCGGGCATTTTAAAGGATATAGACCTCATGGTTTCCCTAACGGATGCTATGGTGAAACATACCAAACTCCCCATTACGGTGAAGACCCGATTGGGTTGGGACGAGGATTCCATAAAAATCGTTGAGGTGGCCGAACGTCTACAAGATGTAGGATGCAAGGCCATTGCCATACACGGACGAACCCGTGCCCAAATGTACAAGGGCTACGCCAAATGGGAACCCATTACCGAGGTAAAGAACAATCCTAGAATGCATATTCCTGTTTTTGGTAATGGAGATGTGGATAGTCCAGAAGCGGCGGTTAGGATGCGTGATGAATATGGTTTGGACGGCGCCATGATAGGTAGGGCCAGTATTGGTTACCCTTGGTTTTTTAGGGAAGTAAAACACTACTTTAAAACGGGAGAACATCTTGCCCCCCCAACCATGAAAGAACGGGTAGAAGCCGCAAGGAGGCATTTGCAAATGTCCATTGATTGGAAAGGGGAGAAATTAGGGGTTTTCGAAACCAGACGTCACTACACCAATTACTTTAAGGGCATCCCTAATTTTAAGGAATATCGTATGAAAATGGTCACCAGTGACGATGCGGTTGATGTTTTTGATGCGTTTGATGAGGTTCTGGAAAAATTCGGGGATTACGAATTTGAACATGCCTAG
- a CDS encoding FtsX-like permease family protein, protein MNFPLYIAKRYVRSKSTQNAVNIINFITFLVIVIGSAALFIVLSGFAGLKTFSLSFTNSFDPELKALPVAGKFFSITPEQENRLNNISGLASYSKEIEEKVYLEHKGKNHIAYIKGIDSNYTKVVNTDTILYLGDWTINDQQVVSGVGIANILSVTINQFRSPMQIYAFKPGKGSLSQGALGVSSLYNRLPVIIGGVYAVEADLDNKYVFADLALTQALLEKTENDISGINFKLKDSADEQAVRSEIKEVLGDSVTLKNRQELNSTLYKMLNTENMATYLIFTLVLIIALFNVVGAIIMMILDKQQNSKTLYSLGTTIKELRNIYFVQGILVTGLGGLIGVLLGSLLVWSQIFFGWLKITPSLAYPVEFQLINVLIVLATILVLGVIASKIASSRINKKLIAS, encoded by the coding sequence TTGAACTTTCCGCTATATATCGCTAAAAGATATGTGCGCTCCAAGAGCACACAGAATGCGGTGAACATTATCAATTTCATTACCTTTTTGGTCATTGTCATCGGTTCGGCGGCACTGTTTATCGTGCTTTCCGGATTTGCCGGGCTCAAGACCTTTAGCCTTTCCTTTACCAACTCCTTTGACCCGGAGTTAAAAGCACTCCCCGTAGCGGGAAAATTCTTTTCCATTACTCCCGAGCAGGAAAATCGATTGAATAACATTAGTGGCCTTGCTTCCTATTCCAAGGAAATCGAGGAAAAGGTTTATTTAGAGCATAAAGGGAAAAACCATATCGCCTATATTAAGGGCATTGACTCCAATTACACCAAGGTAGTAAATACCGATACCATTTTATATTTGGGCGACTGGACCATTAATGACCAACAGGTGGTTTCTGGAGTAGGTATCGCCAATATCCTTAGTGTGACCATTAACCAATTTAGAAGCCCGATGCAAATCTACGCCTTTAAACCGGGGAAGGGGTCTCTCTCACAAGGGGCTTTAGGCGTAAGTTCGCTCTATAACCGACTGCCGGTTATCATTGGAGGGGTATATGCGGTGGAGGCCGATTTGGATAACAAATATGTATTCGCCGATCTTGCCTTGACCCAGGCCCTTTTGGAAAAAACAGAAAACGATATTTCCGGTATCAATTTTAAACTGAAAGATTCTGCGGATGAGCAAGCTGTTCGTTCCGAAATCAAGGAGGTTTTAGGAGATTCGGTCACTTTGAAAAATCGTCAGGAGCTCAACAGTACGCTTTATAAAATGTTGAATACTGAAAATATGGCGACCTACCTTATCTTTACTTTGGTACTGATCATTGCCCTGTTCAACGTAGTGGGGGCCATTATCATGATGATTTTGGACAAACAACAGAACTCCAAAACTTTGTACAGTTTGGGAACCACCATAAAGGAATTGCGCAACATTTATTTTGTACAGGGAATTTTGGTTACCGGGCTTGGGGGGCTTATCGGGGTGTTGTTGGGGTCGCTATTGGTCTGGTCACAGATTTTCTTTGGCTGGTTAAAAATTACACCTTCATTAGCCTATCCCGTGGAGTTCCAACTAATCAATGTCCTAATCGTATTGGCCACTATATTGGTCCTTGGCGTCATCGCTTCCAAAATAGCCAGTAGCAGAATCAACAAAAAATTGATTGCCTCCTAG
- the rbfA gene encoding 30S ribosome-binding factor RbfA, with protein METQRQRKIAGVIQKDIVAILQKAAIEGGLRGILISVSKVSVTTDLSIAKVYISIFPTEQAKELLEGIKSNQPLIKHELAQRTRNQLRRVPELLFYLDDSLDYIEKIEKSLKREENPIENRDLLPRRKKS; from the coding sequence ATGGAAACACAAAGACAACGAAAGATAGCTGGGGTCATCCAAAAGGATATTGTAGCCATACTACAAAAAGCTGCCATAGAAGGTGGGCTTCGGGGCATCTTGATTTCAGTATCTAAGGTTTCCGTTACAACGGACCTTTCCATTGCCAAGGTCTACATCAGTATTTTCCCGACCGAGCAGGCCAAGGAATTGTTGGAGGGCATAAAATCCAACCAACCCTTGATCAAACATGAATTAGCCCAGCGTACCCGAAACCAGTTGCGTAGGGTGCCGGAACTACTGTTCTATTTGGACGATTCGTTGGATTATATCGAAAAAATTGAAAAGTCCTTGAAAAGGGAAGAAAACCCCATTGAGAACAGGGATCTGTTGCCTAGAAGAAAAAAGTCCTGA
- the mce gene encoding methylmalonyl-CoA epimerase, whose protein sequence is MKKIEHLGIAVKNLEDSNALFEKLLGEGPYKEEEVASEGVRTSFFKTGPNKIELLESLNEDGPIAKFLANKGEGIHHIAFEVEDIIVEMERLKKEGFQVLGDAPRKGADNKWVVFVHPKSTNGVLIELCQEIKQG, encoded by the coding sequence ATGAAAAAAATTGAACATTTGGGGATTGCCGTAAAAAACTTGGAGGATTCCAATGCTTTGTTTGAAAAATTGTTGGGTGAAGGACCTTATAAAGAGGAAGAAGTCGCTTCTGAAGGGGTAAGGACTTCCTTCTTTAAAACCGGACCCAATAAGATAGAGTTATTGGAATCGCTGAATGAAGATGGCCCCATTGCTAAATTCTTGGCTAATAAAGGGGAAGGTATACATCACATCGCTTTTGAAGTAGAGGATATAATTGTGGAGATGGAGCGGTTAAAAAAAGAAGGATTTCAGGTACTGGGCGATGCGCCTAGAAAGGGTGCCGATAATAAATGGGTGGTCTTTGTACATCCGAAGTCCACTAACGGCGTATTGATAGAACTTTGCCAAGAAATTAAACAGGGATAA
- a CDS encoding GIY-YIG nuclease family protein: MTSDIDRRLKEHNSGRTKSTKGYRPWELVYKESYPDIASARKREKYLKSGYGKQWLKQKY; encoded by the coding sequence ATGACCTCCGATATAGATAGACGTTTAAAAGAGCACAATTCAGGAAGAACAAAAAGCACAAAAGGGTATAGACCATGGGAATTAGTTTATAAAGAGTCGTACCCGGATATTGCTTCTGCTAGAAAAAGAGAGAAGTATCTAAAAAGTGGATACGGAAAGCAGTGGCTAAAACAAAAATATTAA